Genomic segment of Helicobacter enhydrae:
AAAATCTCTGGGACACAAATCGTCCTAGAGACCCCCGTTGTCGATGAAGACCTCCTCAAATCCAAGCTCAAAATCAAAGAGGGAGAATACTTTGATGTGCAGAATTTGAGAGCGGATATGGATATGCTCAAAACGCAAGTCTCAGACATTGGCTATCCTTTTGCCAATGTCAATCCCGATCTTGACAAACAAGATGATGAAGTCAAGGTGATTTATTATGTCAGCGTGGGCAAAAAAGTCTATATCAATGATGTCATCATTTCAGGCAACACACGCACAGAGGATCGTGTCATCAGACGCGAGATATTGTTGGCACCCGGAGATTTATACAATCTCACAGATATGCGTAACTCCGAAAACAACTTGCGTCGTTTGGGTTTCTTTGAATCAGTGCGGATTGATACCAAAAGAATCAGCGAAGATTCTATGGATCTCATCGTATCTGTCGTGGAGACACGCACAGGAGATCTTTCTTTTGGTTTGGGTTATGGAAGCTATGATGGACTCACCGTCAATGCCTCCGTGCGTGAGAGAAATCTATTTGGGACAGGGAATAGTGGGCAAATCTATATGGATTTGAGCAAAAAACGCCAACTCTACAACATCGGTATCACCAATCCACGAATCTTTGATAGCCAATACAGCCTCTCTCTTGAGGTGTTCAGAAGTTCTCTTGTGGATTGGCAATACACAGAAAACAACACAGGCTTTGGGATCAGTGTCGGAAAACTACTGACAAACTATCTGCGTTTTGGCTTGAGCTACAATCTCAGTCGTTCAGATATCCGCGATTTTGAATCAGGTCTGCAAGGTGCCTATGGCATTCTTTTCAAAGGAAACTTCCAACCTTGGAAAAGCTCTATCACTTCAAGCCTAAGCTTTGACAATACCGATGACTACTATTTCCCCAAAAACGGCATCATCGCCTCCACCTCTCTAGAATACGCAGGAATCGGTGGCGATGAAAAATACACCAAACTCTATGCCAAAGTCGCTTTTTATCATCATCTCAAAAGTTGGCTAGGACTAGATCTCATCGGAAGATACAAAGTGCAAGGTGGATATGTGATCGATGAGGGCTACACCCCTACAACCGCACTTTTTTCTATGGGTGGAGTAAGCACCGTGAGAGGCTACCAAAGTGGCTCCCTCTCCCCTTCTCCGATTGGATTTGATGGCTTCAGTGTGGGTGGTAATTATCTATTTACAAACTCTGTAGAACTAAGCTATGGTATTTTTGAGGCACTCAAAATGCGTCTCTCTGCATTTTATGACTTTGGTTTGATTGGCAACCACAATCGCTTCATCCCGCCTTTTGTTTTGAGCAAAGATCCAGTAATGCGACAATCTGCCGGACTTGCGATTGAGTGGGTATCTCCGATTGGACCTCTTGTTTTGATTTTCCCTTGGGCGATCAACCCACAGCCCGGAGACAAAACCTCCAAATTTGAATTTAATATGGGGACACGATTCTGATGAAACGCTATGACAACGACACAATGCTTCAAATGCTCCAAACCACTCCGCTCAAGGAGTTAGGGAAACTCGCAAGAGCGACCAAAGAGCGTTTGCATCCACAAAACATCACAACCTTTGTGATAGATCGCAATATCAACTACACCAACATCTGTTGGGTGGATTGCAAATTTTGTGCGTTCAAAAGACGCATTAATGAAGAGGGGATCTATATCTTAAGCTTTGAGGAGATTGATCAAAAGATTGATGAGCTTTTGGCGATTGGTGGCACACAGATTCTATTCCAAGGAGGAGTGCATCCACAGCTCAAAATACAATGGTATGAGGATCTAGTTTCTCATATCCACCAAAAATACCCCACAATCACCATACATGGATTTTCAGCGATTGAGATCAACTACATTGCCAAGATTTCAAAGATTCCAATTTCAGAAGTCCTACTGCGTCTCCAAAAAGCAGGGCTTAGCTCTATTCCGGGTGCAGGGGCAGAAATCCTAAGCAATCGCATTCGCGACATCATCGCCCCCAAAAAACTCTCAGTAGAAGAATGGCTAGAAGTCCATAGAGAAGCACACAAAATCGGAATGAAAACGACTGCCACAATGATGTTTGGTAGTGTTGAGAGTGATGAGGACATCATCGAGCATTTCTCTCACATTCGCAATCTCCAAGATGAATATGGAGGCTTTAGAGCCTTCATTCTTTGGAGCTTTCAGCCCAACTTTACACCATTGCAACAAGAATTCCCCCACATCTATTCTGCAAGCTCCAACCATTATCTACGCCTACTCTCTTGTGCAAGAATCTATCTTGACAACATTCCCAACATCCAAAGCTCTTGGGTGACACAAGGGAGCCACATCGGACAACTTGCCCTGCTTTTTGGGGCTAATGACTTGGGAAGCACGATGATGGAGGAAAATGTCGTCTCAAGTGCAGGGGTGAGCAACTCAATGAATGCCCAAGAGATGATTAGCCTCATCAAAGACATCGGATCAATCCCAGCCAAACGCAACACAGCTTATGAAATTTTGGAGGTTTATCAATGAAAAAAATACTTTTGAGCTTGTTTATTTTAGGAGGAATTATGTCAGCTGCAAATCTCAAAACCATCACTATCTCCGGAGTGGAGATCCCCGTCATTTATGAGCATAGCACTCTCATCCCCACAGGCAATATCGAGCTTTTGTTTTCGCGTTCAGGGAGTGCCTACACAGGAGAGAAGCAAGGACTAGCCTCATTGTCCTCTGCACTTCTCAATGAGGGGACCAAAGAGCTTGGAGCAACAAAGTTTGCTGATCTTTTGGAACAAGATGCGATCACCCTACACGCTTATTCTACTAAAGAGTTTTTGGAGATTTCTCTCTCATTCCTCAAAGAAAAACAAGCACAATCCCTCAAGCTCTTGGGAGATTTGCTCAAATCCCCCAACCTCACGAAAAACACTCTTGAAAAACTGCAGAAACAAACCATATCTAGCATCTTGGCAAATGAAAGCAATTTTGATTATTTGGCTAATTTGGGCTTATCACAAATCCTCTTTGCCAACACGCCATTGCAATATCCAGCCATAGGCACGATTCCTTCAGTCAAAAGTATCACTCTAGATCAAATCAAAGAACACCTAAGTAGCTCATTATCCCTCAAGCGTTTGAGTATCATCATCGGTGGAGATATGGACATCGACAGCACTCTGCAAGAATTGAGCAATATCCTCTCTACCCTACCCATAGGCAACAAACCCGCTCTCACCGCTTATCAAGCCAACTCCACCACACAAACCAAAACCCAATACAAGCCCACAGAACAAGCCTACATCTATTTTGGCACCCCCTTTCACCTCAAAAACTACAAAGAAGAAGCTCACAAAGCCAAAGTGATGAGCTTTATTTTGGGTGCTAGTGGGTTTGGCTCTAGGATGATGGAGACAATCCGCGTCAAACACGGACTCGCCTATTCTGCATATATGAGAATCAATCTCTCCCCTCTTGCAAACTACGCAACAGGATATATGCAAACCAAAATCTCCAATCAAACCCAAAGCATTCAGCTTGTGCGTGAAATCATTGAGGAATTTGTCAAAAACGGTGCGACACAAGAAGAACTCGATGGAGCAAAAAATTTCCTTCTTGGTAGTGAGCCTTTACGCAATGAGACTTTGTCGCAACGCTTAGATTCGGCGTTTGCCAACTACAATCGCGGCTTGGAATTAGACTACAACAAAATAGAATTGCAAAAGATTCAAGACCTCACCCTCAAAGAACTCAACGACTACATCAAATCCCACAAAGAAATCCTTGAACTTAGCTTCAGTATCATCACAGAATAACCTTTGGGAGTCTTGCAAGACTTCCACCACACAAACTTCAAGATTTAATCTCAAGATTGCTCACTCTTTTTGGATAATAAAGTATAATCTTGCTTTATTTTCGCATTGAAAGGTTTTTATGGCAGATTTGGTAGTGGGATTGCAATGGGGTGATGAAGGCAAAGGCAAAATTGTTGATATGCTCGCTCAAAATTACGATATTGTCGTGCGTTATCAAGGTGGGCATAATGCAGGGCATACGATTGTTGTGGATAACAGAAAAATCGCCTTGCATTTGTTGCCATCGGGGGTTTTGTATCCACATTGTCAAAACATCATCGGCAATGGCGTTGTGATTGATCTCGCCTCACTCTCGCGTGAAATCGCAAATTTTGGCAAAGACAAACTCACCAATCGCCTTTTCATCAGCGATCGTGCCCATATCATACTTCCCTTTCACAGCGTCCTAGATCGTCTCAAAGAAACACGCAAAAAAGATGGTGCTATCGGCACGACAGGCAAAGGTATCGGTCCTGCTTATGCAGACAAAGCCTCAAGAATCGGCGTCAGAATGGGAGAGCTCAAAGATTTGGCGAAGCTTCAAGACAAGCTCACAAGCCACCTAGAAGAACTCAATATCGTGCTTGAAGCCTTTGGCGAAAACAGCTTACAAATCCAAGACATTATGTCTGAACTCTCAAAATACCAAGAGGAATTTTTGCCTTTTATATGCGATAGCACTAGATTCTTATGGGACGCTCAACATTTGGGCAAAAAGATCCTCCTAGAGGGTGCACAAGGCAGTATGCTAGATCTAGATCACGGGACTTATCCTTTTGTCACAAGCTCAACGACAATCAGTGCGGGAGCGTGCAGTGGAAGTGGTATCAATGTCAAAGAAATCGATGCCATCATAGGCATCGCCAAAGCATATTGCACCCGCGTAGGTAATGGTCCATTTCCAAGTGAAGAATCAAGTGCGATAGGCAAAGAGATCCAGCAAAAAGGGGGAGAGTTTGGGACAACTACAGGGAGAGAGAGGCGTTGTGGATGGTTTGATGCTATTGCGATGAAAACAGCTTGCAAACTCAATGGTTGCACCCAAGTCGCACTTATGAAACTAGATGTTTTGGATGGTTTTGAAGAGATCAAAGTCTGTATCGGCTACCACTACAATGGAGAGGCGATTGATTATATCCCCTATGATTATGAAAATGTAACGCCCATCTATCAAACCTTCAAAGGTTGGGACAAAACTCAAGGCATACGCACCTATGCAGATTTGCCACAAACTGCCAAAGACTACATCAATGCCCTAGAGCAACTCATTGACACCAAAATCACAATCATTTCAACAAGCCCACAGAGGCTAGATAGTATCCTCCTATGATGCACTCTGATTTCACCCCACTCATCCAAATCAATCAACAAAAAATCCGCATTTGCCAAAAAGAGATCCTCAATATCTCCCAGCAGATTCAAATCAATGAGCAAAAGGCTCAAGAATATTTACAACAAATCGCCTCTATCCAATCCCCAATGCAAGGCAATGCCATTGCTTTTCAAGCCAATTATTCTCAAAAACAAACTTATCTATCGCTTCTAGAAGAGCTCCACACACAAATCTCCCATCTCAAATCCGATCGCCACGCCAAACATCAAGAGCTACAAGCCCTAAATCTAGAGCTTGAAAAATACCAATATCTGCACCAGAGGCAGATCCAAGCCCAAATCCAACGCATCAAACAAAAGCAAAGCAAACTCCTCGATGAGATTGCAAGTATCAATTTTTACAAAGGAAATGCCAAATGAAAAAACACATCGCTCTTTTCGCCCTCCCCCTAATGCTTCTAGCTCAAGATGAAACGCTAGATTGCTCTCTGATCTTTCAAGCACGCAAAGAAGAGATCTCTAGCCAACTTCAAAAACTCGAAGAACAACAACAAGCAATCCAAGTCTTGCAAAATGCCACAGAAAATATCCTCAAAGAAAGAGAAAACAAAATCAAAGAGCAAGAAGAAGGTATCAAAACCAAAGAAAAAGCAATCAGCCAAAAAGAAGAAGAAGTGAAACATCTAATACAAAAAAAAGAGGAGGAATTGCAAAAACAACTCGCCTCACAAAAACAAGAAATCCAAAATCTGATTGACAAAAATCAGCAGATTCTCGATGAAATCAAAGGTTTGAGAAAAAGCAAAGTAGTAGAAACTTATGCCAAAATGAAAGATTCCAAAGCAGCACAAATTTTGCAAACCCTCCCCACTCAAGACGCTGTGGAAATCTTGGGTGCAATGGATACCAAACTTGTCAGCAAGATCATGGCAAAAATGGACGCCCAAAAAGCAGGTGAAATCACTATCTTGCTCCAAAATGACCCAGCAGCTCAACCTGCGGACAACAAATGATATGCTATAATCCAAATCTTATTAGACCATCTAGGAGAACACAATGAAAATACTCGTTATACAAGGACCAAACCTCAATATTTTGGGACATCGCGACCCAAGAATCTATGGCAATGTGACCTTGGAACAAATCCACAAAAATATGCAAGATATGGCAGCACAAAACCAAGTGGAGCTCGAATTTTTCCAAAGCAATTTTGAGGGTGAGATTATCGACAAGATTCAAGAATGCGTTGGTGGAGAATACAGCGGACTCATCATCAATCCTGCGGCTTATGCACACACTTCAGTTGCGATTGCTGATGCGATCGCATCGTGTGGGATTCCTTGTGTTGAAGTGCATTTGAGCAATATTTTTGCACGCGAAGACTTCCGCAACAAAAGCTATACAGCGGCAGTGAGTGCAGGTATCATCAGTGGCTTTGGTGCATTTGGCTACCACCTTGCACTCATTTCTCTGTTTCAAATCATCAATGAGATCAAAGCCATCTCAGAAGCACAGCAAAAAAACTCCTAAGTCTTCCCTTCGCGGAAGCCCACAATGAGAGCCTGTATCCAAACCCCTTTGTTTCCAAAAGTTTTCACCACACGCAAACGCTTCAAAAACCAAATTTTGCTAGGCATAGGTGGCAATGTCGGCGATTGTCTCAAGCGATTCAAACACTTCATCCTCTATCTCCAAAACAACCCATTGGTGCAAGTTTTATCCACTTCTATTATTTACAAAAATCCACCTTTTGGCTATGCACATCAAGCAGATTTTTATAATTTCACTTTGCAAATCAGCACCAACCAAAGCCTCATAGACTGCTTTCAGATGATTTTTTATTGGGAAAGACGCTTTGGACGCGCAAGAAAAAGAGTATTTCCAAACGCTCCTCGCACTTTAGATATTGACCTTTTATACTTTAATCAAGTAAAATTACACAGACCTTATTTGCAAATCCCACACAAAGAGTGGCAAAATCGCGAATCAGTTTTGATTCCATTGAGTTTTCATACTTTAGTTTAAGAGAGGAAAAAATGAAGCTTTATACCTACACTGGCGAAACTCCTTCAGAAGCTTTGAGAAAAGCTCAAAGTTGCCACGGACCTGATCCAATCATTATGCACACAAAAGAATTACGCAAAAAATCTCTTGGACAAAAAGGACTCTATGAAGTCGTCATCGCAGTGGAAGAGGCAGAGGAGCAAGAGCAAAAACAAGAGCCACAAAACAGCATCAAAAAACGGCTAGATGAGATGGCTCAACGCAACTTCAATAAGAAAAAACAAGACAAAATCACTCTCAATGAAGCACAAACCCAACAGATCCAAAACACAATGGATCAAATCTCCACGCTCAAACAACACACCTACCCCACGACCCCACCACAACAAATCAACCAAAGCGACCTCAAAGCAATCAAAAAAGAAATCGAAAGCATAGATGATCGTTTGAAACTCATACAGAGTATGTTTTGGGAAGAACGCAAACCCACAGAACAAGGGAGCAAAATCCCACAAGAGTTTGCAGAGATTTACAACATCGCCAAAAATAGCGGGATTGACAAAGAAAAACTTGATGCCATTATGGATCTTAGCCTTGAGCTAATGCCTTTGCAAATGCGTTCCAACTCCGTGACAATCAAACGATACTTCAGAGAAGTGTTACGCAAAATGATCACCTGTCGCAATGAAAACCTAGAACTCACTCAAAAAAACATCATTATGTTTGTAGGTCCCACAGGCGTGGGCAAAACCACCACTCTTGCCAAACTTGCCGCAAGATACTCTCTGATGCTTGCCAAACGCTACAAAGTCGGAATCATCGCCCTAGATACATACAAAATCGCTGCGATGGAACAACTCAACACCTATGCAAGAATGATGAAACTTGCAATCGAACGCGTGGATGATTCTGCCGAGCTTGTGAGTGCGATTGAGCGATTGCATTATTGCGATTTTATTTTGATCGACACAGCAGGGCACTCGCAATACGACAAACAAAAACTTGAGAATCTCAAAAGCTATGTGGATAATGGATACAAAATCGATGTGAGCCTTGTCCTATCAGCTAGCACCAAATACGAAGATCTCAAAGACATTTATCAATCTTTTAGCACGATTGAAATTGATAGCATTATTTTCAGCAAACTCGATGAAAGCAGAACTTTTGGCAATGTGTTTTCTTTGATTTGCGATACCAAAAAACCTGTTAGTTATTTTTCAATCGGGCAAAGCGTCCCCAATGATTTGTTGGTCGCAAACAATGAATTTTTGGTCGATTGCCTACTTGAAGGATTTAGCAAACCACAAAAGGATAGCTTATGAAGCACCAAGCCACAGATTTATACAAACTCGTAGCCAACCAAAACAATGGCAACAAAAAAACAGAAATTATCGCCATCACAAGTGGCAAAGGAGGCGTAGGGAAATCAAACATCAGTGCCAACCTCGCCTACACTCTCTCCAAGTTTGGCTACAAAACTGCAGTTTTTGATGCAGATATTGGATTGGCTAATCTAGACTTGATTTTTGGCGTCAAAGTCCATAAAAACATCCTACATGTCCTCAAAGGCGAAGCCGAGCTAAAAGATATTGTCATCCCTGTAGAAAACGGGCTATATCTCATTCCCGGAGATAGTGGCGATGAAGTCTTTTCTTATATCAATGAGCATTCTGTCAATAAACTCATCTCAAAAGGCTCTTTTCTAGAGGATATTGATTTTCTCATCATTGACACTGGTGCAGGGATTGGCGGGATCACCCAAAAGTTTTTGGATGCAAGTGATATGCTTCTTGTCGTCACTATGCCCGATCCAAGTGCCATCACAGACGCTTATGCCACGATCAAAATCAACGCCAAAGAAAGAGAGCAAATCTTTATGATTCTCAATATGGTCAAATCCAAAAAAGAAGCCGAAAATGTGTTTTTCAAAATGAAACAAATCGCTCAAA
This window contains:
- the flhF gene encoding flagellar biosynthesis protein FlhF produces the protein MKLYTYTGETPSEALRKAQSCHGPDPIIMHTKELRKKSLGQKGLYEVVIAVEEAEEQEQKQEPQNSIKKRLDEMAQRNFNKKKQDKITLNEAQTQQIQNTMDQISTLKQHTYPTTPPQQINQSDLKAIKKEIESIDDRLKLIQSMFWEERKPTEQGSKIPQEFAEIYNIAKNSGIDKEKLDAIMDLSLELMPLQMRSNSVTIKRYFREVLRKMITCRNENLELTQKNIIMFVGPTGVGKTTTLAKLAARYSLMLAKRYKVGIIALDTYKIAAMEQLNTYARMMKLAIERVDDSAELVSAIERLHYCDFILIDTAGHSQYDKQKLENLKSYVDNGYKIDVSLVLSASTKYEDLKDIYQSFSTIEIDSIIFSKLDESRTFGNVFSLICDTKKPVSYFSIGQSVPNDLLVANNEFLVDCLLEGFSKPQKDSL
- a CDS encoding MinD/ParA family protein; amino-acid sequence: MKHQATDLYKLVANQNNGNKKTEIIAITSGKGGVGKSNISANLAYTLSKFGYKTAVFDADIGLANLDLIFGVKVHKNILHVLKGEAELKDIVIPVENGLYLIPGDSGDEVFSYINEHSVNKLISKGSFLEDIDFLIIDTGAGIGGITQKFLDASDMLLVVTMPDPSAITDAYATIKINAKEREQIFMILNMVKSKKEAENVFFKMKQIAQKNMPSLKLEMLGYIQASTSVSSATRGRTLFAKVDPSDYASMQVSDIAKLILQKKERKVLNNEQSGFGGFFQRLLKYL
- a CDS encoding adenylosuccinate synthase codes for the protein MADLVVGLQWGDEGKGKIVDMLAQNYDIVVRYQGGHNAGHTIVVDNRKIALHLLPSGVLYPHCQNIIGNGVVIDLASLSREIANFGKDKLTNRLFISDRAHIILPFHSVLDRLKETRKKDGAIGTTGKGIGPAYADKASRIGVRMGELKDLAKLQDKLTSHLEELNIVLEAFGENSLQIQDIMSELSKYQEEFLPFICDSTRFLWDAQHLGKKILLEGAQGSMLDLDHGTYPFVTSSTTISAGACSGSGINVKEIDAIIGIAKAYCTRVGNGPFPSEESSAIGKEIQQKGGEFGTTTGRERRCGWFDAIAMKTACKLNGCTQVALMKLDVLDGFEEIKVCIGYHYNGEAIDYIPYDYENVTPIYQTFKGWDKTQGIRTYADLPQTAKDYINALEQLIDTKITIISTSPQRLDSILL
- a CDS encoding MotE family protein, coding for MKKHIALFALPLMLLAQDETLDCSLIFQARKEEISSQLQKLEEQQQAIQVLQNATENILKERENKIKEQEEGIKTKEKAISQKEEEVKHLIQKKEEELQKQLASQKQEIQNLIDKNQQILDEIKGLRKSKVVETYAKMKDSKAAQILQTLPTQDAVEILGAMDTKLVSKIMAKMDAQKAGEITILLQNDPAAQPADNK
- the bamA gene encoding outer membrane protein assembly factor BamA: MNLIKYAFLIILIMFSLNAQSVPLPPKIQKNLSKEVVKKIQYDGIIYISDIVANEIASIPLGTPLDYRLLDQAINNFYNQGYFEDIWVTFENGILVFHFKEKPRIGKVEIKGYGNDSERTTLLEQLGLKRGDMFDHIKLDRAKQTIKAILEQKGYYGTVVEISTTPIANSTAQNLLININQGNEIIITKAVYEGRKELPIKDIEELSANKEKDFLGWMWGFNDGKLHLNELEFDSFRIQDAYMRKGFLDAQVSPAFLSVNFNDYNARLFYKISEGNRYKISGTQIVLETPVVDEDLLKSKLKIKEGEYFDVQNLRADMDMLKTQVSDIGYPFANVNPDLDKQDDEVKVIYYVSVGKKVYINDVIISGNTRTEDRVIRREILLAPGDLYNLTDMRNSENNLRRLGFFESVRIDTKRISEDSMDLIVSVVETRTGDLSFGLGYGSYDGLTVNASVRERNLFGTGNSGQIYMDLSKKRQLYNIGITNPRIFDSQYSLSLEVFRSSLVDWQYTENNTGFGISVGKLLTNYLRFGLSYNLSRSDIRDFESGLQGAYGILFKGNFQPWKSSITSSLSFDNTDDYYFPKNGIIASTSLEYAGIGGDEKYTKLYAKVAFYHHLKSWLGLDLIGRYKVQGGYVIDEGYTPTTALFSMGGVSTVRGYQSGSLSPSPIGFDGFSVGGNYLFTNSVELSYGIFEALKMRLSAFYDFGLIGNHNRFIPPFVLSKDPVMRQSAGLAIEWVSPIGPLVLIFPWAINPQPGDKTSKFEFNMGTRF
- a CDS encoding dehypoxanthine futalosine cyclase, producing the protein MKRYDNDTMLQMLQTTPLKELGKLARATKERLHPQNITTFVIDRNINYTNICWVDCKFCAFKRRINEEGIYILSFEEIDQKIDELLAIGGTQILFQGGVHPQLKIQWYEDLVSHIHQKYPTITIHGFSAIEINYIAKISKIPISEVLLRLQKAGLSSIPGAGAEILSNRIRDIIAPKKLSVEEWLEVHREAHKIGMKTTATMMFGSVESDEDIIEHFSHIRNLQDEYGGFRAFILWSFQPNFTPLQQEFPHIYSASSNHYLRLLSCARIYLDNIPNIQSSWVTQGSHIGQLALLFGANDLGSTMMEENVVSSAGVSNSMNAQEMISLIKDIGSIPAKRNTAYEILEVYQ
- a CDS encoding flagellar export protein FliJ, encoding MMHSDFTPLIQINQQKIRICQKEILNISQQIQINEQKAQEYLQQIASIQSPMQGNAIAFQANYSQKQTYLSLLEELHTQISHLKSDRHAKHQELQALNLELEKYQYLHQRQIQAQIQRIKQKQSKLLDEIASINFYKGNAK
- the folK gene encoding 2-amino-4-hydroxy-6-hydroxymethyldihydropteridine diphosphokinase — encoded protein: MRACIQTPLFPKVFTTRKRFKNQILLGIGGNVGDCLKRFKHFILYLQNNPLVQVLSTSIIYKNPPFGYAHQADFYNFTLQISTNQSLIDCFQMIFYWERRFGRARKRVFPNAPRTLDIDLLYFNQVKLHRPYLQIPHKEWQNRESVLIPLSFHTLV
- the aroQ gene encoding type II 3-dehydroquinate dehydratase, giving the protein MKILVIQGPNLNILGHRDPRIYGNVTLEQIHKNMQDMAAQNQVELEFFQSNFEGEIIDKIQECVGGEYSGLIINPAAYAHTSVAIADAIASCGIPCVEVHLSNIFAREDFRNKSYTAAVSAGIISGFGAFGYHLALISLFQIINEIKAISEAQQKNS
- a CDS encoding M16 family metallopeptidase yields the protein MKKILLSLFILGGIMSAANLKTITISGVEIPVIYEHSTLIPTGNIELLFSRSGSAYTGEKQGLASLSSALLNEGTKELGATKFADLLEQDAITLHAYSTKEFLEISLSFLKEKQAQSLKLLGDLLKSPNLTKNTLEKLQKQTISSILANESNFDYLANLGLSQILFANTPLQYPAIGTIPSVKSITLDQIKEHLSSSLSLKRLSIIIGGDMDIDSTLQELSNILSTLPIGNKPALTAYQANSTTQTKTQYKPTEQAYIYFGTPFHLKNYKEEAHKAKVMSFILGASGFGSRMMETIRVKHGLAYSAYMRINLSPLANYATGYMQTKISNQTQSIQLVREIIEEFVKNGATQEELDGAKNFLLGSEPLRNETLSQRLDSAFANYNRGLELDYNKIELQKIQDLTLKELNDYIKSHKEILELSFSIITE